The Sander lucioperca isolate FBNREF2018 chromosome 4, SLUC_FBN_1.2, whole genome shotgun sequence DNA segment TGACAGCCTCCTTCCTCATCATCTTTTTTACCATCATGATAACATTCATCCTCCGTCACTGATGGACCTCATGATTCACCTAATTTTTACTTTAATGCAACAGATGAAGACTATTTTATATGTGTgtcattattgtattgtattgtgtgtgtgtgtgtgtgtgtgtgggcggtcGTGTAGGTTCATTGTTGTTTTGTGCTTTGACATAAAGAGGACAAGGTCACTGCACACAAATTATCCGTTtaaccacacacgcacacaagcacagaaattcaccaaagcCTGCCGGTTAGTTAACGTCAGGTGTGCTTGCATGTGTGACGGAGCAGTAGAGCGGTAAGACAATCTAGGCCTCACTTGAACATGCATGGCCTGTCCATTATGGATTAGCTTACAGCCTGACATCCAGCTATAGGCATTACATTACTTACAATACGTTTTAGGAAACCAGATGAGGCTAGTTTCCAGAGTCCGTTACAATAAGAGCACCAGCAGATTAACCTTTAAATACTTATGAAACAACCTTTTGGTGTTTTTCTAGTCTAGGTGTTAAGAAATTGGTTTACATAAATTGCGCAATACTTCTATGTGAAACTTGAAGAGAAAGCGTGAATGTTTACTTTTCtaattaactttttaatgtgatGTTTGGACCTTAAAGGCTTCCCCCAGAGCGTGAACGGTGGATGTGCTGTACCTTTTGTCTAACTTAGGCTTTGCTTATTGGtccagtaaaaaataaaacctttGATAACTTGTTGTTAAATATGATTTTACTCCCTGTCCCAGCAGTTTGTGTTATGGTACAAATCTAATTTGCTATACATGATGTATGTACACAGTTTACAAAACtgtccatttctgttttttttgcatagaaaatCTCTTTTCATTGCTTCATACATTTTCTGTGAAATCATTGTTTTTGCATACACAGGAATTAATTTCCCTCAATCTGTTTAGAAAGATGAACTAATAAACAGCATCAATAGTGTGAATGCACACTATTAGCAGGAATCCATTAGCACCTTCAATGGCAGAGAGGTAAGAATTGTGGTAGAATTTTCAGCTTACACACTCATGCGCTAAATTGAGACTAGTAGTACCCTAAGGCATTTTCAAGTCACAGGTTAAAGTCCAACATGTTCAATTTGGAAACACTTGTAGACCAGGCCATACGTCAACTCTGGGTCTTCAGAGTTGAGGGAGACTGAGCAGCTGTATGATAAGAAAAGGATTGggcctgtgtgtctctgtctctgaaggTCCCTGGAATTAGATAACGTCCAGACACACAGGGAAGACACTTTTGAATAAACCCACACACCTAAGGATAGGCTCTACTGCAGTATGGTCAGAcgttatattatttattttattattttcagtCTGTGCTGAGGTGTTTGGGTTCATGATTTAGGTAAGCATATTTGTTTACGGCATAATGTATTTGTTTGCATTGAAGGTTCAGCTACACCTCCAGCATGAGTTCAACACTCATTAGAAAGGCAGAAATCCTCAGAGTTGAGACTGAAGCACTACACAACACTAGATTGTGGTTAAACCGTACTGCTTAATCCTAAATCTCCTCGATTTAGATTTAAtgaaatgcttctgtgtaagtcaTCGGCTCCTGATCTTCTTCATGTATCCAGAGTCGAGCTGCTCCTGAGTTTCTTCATAACAACAACAggcagatatatatattttcaggaAAACTGAAATGTATATAATCATTGCAATCATATAAACCATGATTAAGAggacatgcatgcacgcacacacatagacacacagacacagacacacacacacacacacacacacacacacacacacacacacacacacacacacacacacacacacacacacacacacacacatctctaaACGCAGTTCAGCAGGACAACAGGCAGATGAGTGAACCTGGTTTAGTTTCTTTAGAGATTTCAATCCCCCCCACCTCTCGAATGCAGATATGCTATATTCATAGATGGTTCAGTTGCTGACTTactgagtgagtgaatgaatgaactcCATGCATAACAAAGGAAACAtgtaagtacatttacacacagtacatttattttttgaatagaCAGCTTAATGATACCAAGAGACATAAACTACAGAGAATCTGTGATGTGACCCTTTTAATAGGCTTTAAGATGTAGTAGTTTCAGTAGATTAAATtaataaagtcacaaaaaagagaataataataataacatcatCCATTTAAAATCCACTCTTAATTATTAATGGTATTGCTCTTGTGTCTGTGGCACAAATAATTGACACCAGACTGGTTGAAGTCTCATGGAAACAATCAATAACTTGTCTGATAGATAGCATCACACAGACTGACCTCTGCCTCTGTCTAGTGGAGtgcataaacaaaaacacactgtaTAGGCTTCTGTCAACTCACAGTTTAAGTGTTGAGCATCTGCTGTAGTACTAACACCACACATGTTATTGCCAGTGCAATGGGCTATTGGCCCACCACTtcagtccagactgaaatatctcaacaactattagatggattgccatggaattttGTACACACTTTCATGTCCCTCTAAAGAAGACGTGTAATAACTTGGTGATCCTtggacttttcctctagtgccaccatcaggtcaaaatttccaatactttggtttgtgCCCTGCCAAACTAATGCCATTCCCATtcttttttgatttgatttgatttatttaggaTTTGACAGACAACATAATCTAAAGGATAACATGTTAAAGTGTGAACACTTATTTCCAACATGGTCCTTAGTGTTAGAACATTTAACACATGACAAAGACTTATTGAAGGACAAAGACAATAACATTTAACACAAATCATCCAAGAGCATTCTAAAATCATAAAATCACAGATCacataaaataatcattagccttagctgtactttgtgtttagtgctaattaacaaatgttagcatgctaacacgctgaactaagatggtgaacgtTATACTTGCTTAGTGCttgtcagcatgttagcatgttgacaATAGCATTTGGCTCAAAACACCACTGTGACAAATTACAgcttcacagagctgctagcatgactgTAGACTTTCAGTCTTGTTGTATGATCAGACAGTTTGTCTAGTCTGTGTGACACTGCCAGAAGAGTGCCTAGTTTATTGGTCCCTGGTGGTTCCTAAACAACAACTAATCACTTTTAAGATAAAGAGACCCAACAATCAAATGAATAGTCTTGTTGGACTTTGATCAAACTGCCCCTCATGTACAGTACCTCAGTCTGCTTTCCAGATCTTTGCCTCTGCTGGAAGCTGAATGGCCTCTTGCTGCAGTGTGTATACTCAGAGATAAGATCTGCTGATGTACAGAGACAGACTATTGTCTCACATGTTCTTCAGACCGATTAGAAACACAGTGATAGTGATGGTTAGAGTTCAGAGGGGTTTTACGTGTCATAGGGCCAGACACACCCACAATCTTGGGATCTATATAGCGATGCGCTGTTCTCTTTTGTTCTCACTTTATGGAGGAGAGTGCCCAGAAACAGCATGTCATCCATTAGCAAGCAACTGTCTTCTATTGGCTGCGCAGGTCAGTTGGgatttgtgtttatttcttttgaaTGTAACctattctttctttctgtctttcttttatttgaacATAACCTTGCTCCTTTTCTGTCTCTTCAGGCAGGAAGATGTCTTTCTCCTCCACTGAGATCAGAATGGTTTTGCTGGGGAAGACTGGCAGCGGAAAAAGCTCCACCGGCAACTCCATCTTGGGCCGTAAGGTCTTCGACTCAAAGGTTAGCAGCTCCTCTGTCACCCAGCGTTGTCGCAGGGTCGCTGGAGAATTTCGTGGGCGACATCTGACACTCCTGGACACTCCGGGGCTTCTGGACAGTCATCAGACTCCACAGGAGGTGCAGAAGGAGTTGAGGAGGAGTGTTAGCCTCCTGTACCCTGGGCCCCATGTGTTCCTCCTTGTTATTCAGATTGGGAGGTGCACTCgggaggagaaggaggcggTGCGGCAGATCAAACAAGCAATGGGTTCCCATGCTTTGAGTTTCTCTGTGGTGGTTTTTACCCATGGAGACCTTCTTGAAGAAGGGACATCCGTGAAGGATTGTCTGATAGACGAGTGCAAGGATCTGGTCGAGCTGGTGGCCGGATGTGGGGGCAGGTACTGTGTCTTCAACAACCAGAGCTACAAGAACAAGAACCAGGTGTCCGAGCTGCTTGCCTTAGTGGAGAGCATGATGCAGGAAAATGGAGCAGCGTTCTATGGCAGCAAGATGCTCGAGAAAGCAGAGGAGGATCTGGCTCAGGAGCTGCAAGAGGAATGGAGGCTGCTGAATGAGAAGGAGCAGCTGTTAAAAAAGAAGCAGGAGGCAGCAATAAAAGAGTTGTATGAAAAAAAGCTACAGATGGTTCAGGAAAAAAGCCAGTTGGAtatggaggagctgaagaaaaAACAGGTgctggagaagaagaaggaggagaagctgGCAAGAGAACGGGAGGAGGCCTTTAGACGATGTATGGAGGAGAATgataagaaggagaaggagaggcagATACAAGAGATGGTAAGAGTGATGTATATACATAAAgacgaggaggagaagagggaagCTCTTCAAGAAAAGCTTGACCAGGTTATTAAAATgctggaggagcaggaggagcaggaggagaaaATGAGAAGAGCAATGGAGCAGAAGATCCAAAAGGATAGAGTGGAAAATgaaaagaaggagagagagagggaacttCAGCAAATACAGAAAGAGCAGGCCATCAGGCAGAGGGAGGAAATGAAGAGAGATGCTTTGCAGAAAGAGCTGGATAAACTCAGCCAGAGCTTGGAGGAGCAGAGCAGGAAGGAGGAGGACAGGAAAAAGCAAATAGAGGACCTGCTCAGACGCAAGACGGAGGAGACCCAGCGAGAAAGGGACATTCAGATGGAGAATCAGAGAGCGGAGAAAATGAGAATCCTGGCCCTCCAGCAGGAGCTAAAACTCATCAGAATTAAAGTTGATAAACAAAAAGCGAGTGAAGAAACCCTCAAGAGACAGCTGGAGGAGAGcctgcagagggagagagaaaagtgtGACAAAGAAATGTCTGCCTTGAAAAAGCAGTGTGACGAGAAGTGTTCAGAGCCTTGCAACGAGACAATCAAGAAGACGTCTGcagaaaaacacagcacagtGAAGACTGTGTCCGGATATGTGCAAGAAATGGGACTGGTGGGGCTGAACGTAGCTTTAGAGAGTGTTGCAGCTCCCTGCTGTATACAGTAACAACATGAAGATTTCTAAAATGGATCAATTATTGTATGTGTATGACCATACTACTACTAACTACCTATTATTCAGGAAtgtaaaaggtacaatatgttgtgactttaattattattattattattattattattattattattattatcatcatcattattattataattattattataattattattataattattattataattattattattattattattattattattattattattattattattattatgattcaACCATTAACTCACAGTtaggaaaagaaaggaaataaATATGAAAGCAATTTAATTTCAACAACATGGATTTAATTCCAGTGTGTCCTAAATCagaaaatgcacaaaaataatacaaactCTTAAAAATGATGGAGATAATCTGATTATAAACTCCCTGTCCTCCTATTTGCTTTggactgtctgtctctgtcaccATCATCTAAATCTGTATTCAAACAAAACCCTGTTGCCATTAATAAAGATCAAATATTGCTTGAGTGCTATTTTAGTGTCCTCACCCATGCTCAAATTCAGCTGTGCCATCTGGTTGTGTTCCCGGCCGAAAAGTCTGCTTTTATCCACAGCAGTCTGTGTCTTTGAGTATGTGTTGATGTGCacatgtgagtgagtgagtgagtgagtgagagagtgagtgagttagCGAGTGagcgagtgagtgagtgaaagcTGTGGGAAGATTTgaacggtttacggcataacgccaAGGGATCTGGATCCGGTTGCATTGTGAAATCCAATTgtgaaaaataaacttttctcattacaaacaataacagaagatggaaatcatttcaaagctgcattgtgaaatccataaaataataaacttttctcattacaaacaataacagaagatggaaatcatttcaaaaacgttttaactATCTATGATTATTTGATTGTACCTATCTCATTATTCTGTGgctaacagcaaaacagatctgcgtctgtcgcaaagtgacgcatgcgcaactcacatctgcactcgactcacatcgggcagtgacagggAGTATTAAATTTAGAGTGCACTGTCATGGCGATATGTTGTCTAAACAATTCTGCCTAAAGGTAGCAGGTAGATGAGAGGCAAAGCTATACTATTACAATATACTGCCTTAGGTGAAACAAaactttagtttagtttgacattttggagaacacacttatttgcttttttgctGAGAGTTGGATGACACGATTAAGACTGTCTAGATgtctgtactgtaaatatgaagctaaaaACAGCTAGCAGCTGGTTAGCGTAGCAGGGGGAAACAGATACCCATGATgacaagaaagaggaagaggaagttaCCTTGGCTTAACCACAACATGTCGTTCACTCGCTTTTTGTACGGATCAAACAGACAACATAATGTGTTAATTTTTGCTgtttagaggtgctgataggCTAACAGATCCGGGCTAGCTTTCCCTATTTCCAGTCCTTACGCTAAGCTAAAATAAGATTagataagctaagctaaccagcacCTTACTGTTTTCTTATTAACTGTGCAGACATGAGATTGGTGCCAATATTCTCATCTCGGCAAGAAAGTGGATAAAAGCATTTCCCAatatgtcaaactatttcttaaAACCTGcaacaataaatatttttttttagccacCTGGGGGTAGCGGAAACAAGttataaacacaacattgacatacaGTATCATCACCTTTTAATTTGATATGGTGAAGTTGtaagcaaacagttgcttatttacacatctagCAGATAGGGAGCAAAATTATTTTTCTGGTCATCTGGCAAATGAATGTCCAATATAGACTCTCTGTTACCTCTGTGTGTGGTCTCTACCAACTTCTGAAGGGAAATATCTGACTCATTAGCTGCTAAATACTCCACTATGTTCTCCAGCTAGTtgctatatgtctgtctgttgtttgttgttgcagacagctgcctgctgctgctgaaaacaacACTATGAAGAGCGGTGAGAGTAAACTAAAACAGTGAAGATgtggacaggacagcttaacAATGAGCTTAAACCTGCTAAAAGCTCTTTAAAGTTGAGGAGAGCTGCAGAtttgggtgataattctctgaaTAATTATCattatacatacattacataataAATTACCCCAAAATGCATTTGAATATGCAACTATTTAACTCTTTTGAATATATTCAATGTCAGTGAGCAGAAGTGCTACATTCAAAGAGAAGTatttaagggcgttttcacacatgaaagtccgaaccaaggtctggaccaaggttcatgtttttgttacattgtatagatttgatccggtaagttttggtttcacggcagttatgcaagcgcactaaagatctatacgtgacaaaactacgtcctgctgtcatcacatacgtgagctgcgtctccagatacttataattgattggtttgtagacgggcttccccgtcctctcgtctcctctctctgtgtcggagttttttcagctgactgctgctctcccctactgccgcggctctttttgttttgttgtgatgttgagaagcaagacactggaactttctggagaatttattcagagacaaacggaaacctacactgtacatttactaccacttaacctacggtggccgacaggggcaaatgcCCTggaacttaagaaaacacacgcaaatagacaaaacacaagaaaattaagaaaacaacttcattaatttgacaacacatgtgcagcattcagcaaacgcactgcaaatacacacaacacaaccaaatacataaacgcgctgcaaatacacacaacacaaccaaatacataaacgcactgcaaatacacacaacacaaccaaatagataaacgcactgcaaatatgaaacgatgcaaaaagaaaagcacaccaacccagaaaacaaatgcaacaaaaaaacgcagcatccagattacacaacggaagttctccaggcttctagagggagcagctagtggaacagctggattttcgacctcacggggagagagggagggagagagagagagagagagagagactgcatagactgtaaatattaaatctatgtttgagatctgttttctctcgtttggtgggtgtgtctcggctcaggtcacaggtgatactcaatcagcagagatgtctgtaaactcgtttttcggggtttgcgtgcttttctctttgcattgttttttatttgcagtgcgtttatgtatttggttgtgttgtggtatttgcagcgcgtttgctgaatgctgcgcatgtgttgtcaaattaatgaagttgttttcttaatttgcttgtgttttgtctatttgcgtgtgttttcttaagttgcagggcgtttgcccctgtcagcCACCatacttaacaaataaactgctgatgtattctctgctctgatagccgacagctgtctgctctgagcgcattcaccgtcactctcactctctcatgtagcctacacactaagcaccgagctattccttaaaggagctattccccggtcttgtaacacaaggagagcctgccagagcttcttctatttggtccgaaagtccgaaccatccaaaaaatgctttcacactgtaaacgaaccggaccatggttcagtttggtccggaccgagaccacctcttttggtcggaccaaaatttggtcttttgatccggaccgtggtccgggggaggtttcacacctctaattttggttcggatcaaactgaaaagtccgaaagtcccgaccaaatgaggtatgtgtgaaaacgccctaaatcaggagagactttgttccAAATACGCAAAggtttatttgtacatatgcataatatgaaatgtacacaGTCTTtagagattagactccattcctttaaaggggtagagaagccaagCCAAGGCATATCCCCCCGacggagtctagacactggtggtggtggtgaaggagcCCGAAGACCAGACCGAAGGAGTCGACGGGAGCGGTCTGCTGGAGGATAACCCAGGGTGCCATGGGTGACgatgactggaggtggaaggggaagAGGAGGGTTGCACACTTTGCCTAAAATAAcaaactgacagcagcagagagaagaacagaacTAAAgcagggatgtcatgctgtgattggctcgtgaaattcatggcaaattctgattggtttaactgaaaagtgaacgcctcgaaacagctgatcagttttagcaaaagagagagatggatgaagtttagaagtcttcctgaaagaatttacacTGAGCTTCAATTCTTTGAATCTGGAGAAAATCGTCATGTCTGTCCTGTCCGAAAGCCTCAGTCTTCACAAGACAGTCAGGAAGCACTATCTGTCTCTTGCCAGTGGTGCAGAGTGCCAGGTGACGTACATTTGGATTGATGAAGCAGGAGAAAAGCTACAATGTAAAACCAGGACTCTGAACAAAGAACCAACAGAACTCAGAGGTACAGTAGACTAAAAAAATGGACACTGACTGTCACGTATGGTCATGTAGTTATTTTTTAAAGGGCTTTAGTTAGCATTGTTGATGTCTTTTACAATCCATGGATATTATGCCTGATGTGTTGCTGTTTCAGATATTCCAGAATGGACTGCGGTCTGGCTTGATTGTGGGACTTTAATCGAAGTCACTTTGGTCCCGGTGAAAATGTTTCGAGATCCTTTCATTCTTGACCCCAATAAACTGGTGCTGTGTGAAGTGGTTGACAGCAACTGTGTGCCCAAAGGTAACATAGAACTCAACAGTGTCATACATGTACAATATATACAGAGGTCCCTAAGAGGCCCATAGTTTAGATGTACCTGATTTAaaaaatttgtttttactttttccacACAGGAAGTAATCAGCGTTCACAATGTGCTAAAGTCATGGAGGCAGTAAGAGAATTTCAGCCCTGGTTCGGGATGGAACAGGAGTACACACTGTTTGGTTTGGATGGACAGCCCTTTGGTTGGCTTCCTCAGGGATGCCCAGCAATAGGTGtgattaaaaatagatatttgaaTGTCGGATTGAACTACAAAAACATACTGTTTATTGAAAGTATTACAAAGAAATgtgcaatttatttttatagtttGAAATGTAGTATGTAATAGTTGCAGTAACAGTTGAAATTCCTATAGTGATTTTAATTGTAACTGTTTTCTCaccaaatgttttgtgtgtgggtTTATTTCTTAGCAAATTGTGCTGTGGGCATTGACAAAGTGTTTGGGAGAGACATTTGTAACTGTCACTATAAAGCCTGTCTGTATGCTGGTGTAAGGATCTGTGGCACAAATGCAGAAGCATTAGCCTCCCAGGTATGAACAGCTTGTCTGACTGGTTTTGAACTGTTTGATCACCAAATTTGCTAATAGAATAGTAAAATTGTAGCTCGTACATGTGAGTTGAGATGAGGTTAAACTCTGTTACTGAgggaaatgaaataaataaatatttatatagtaGGAGTAgtagtatgtgtgtatatatatatctatatatatatatatatagtagtagtCAGTTTCATATGACACAGTAAAACATTACTTAATTGAATGTATGTTTGTCTAGCAGTAAAGATACATACAGTACCATATAAGTGCAACGTCACTGGTTTGATTTTCCCTATCTCTGTCTCCCCCCATATTTCCTGTAAATCTACATGATATCtgccaaataaatacattacttcaaGGTCACATACAATCTTTTACAAATGACTCTTATAAatgtgatgtgtgtttttgtctaatTAGTGGGAGTTCCAGGTCGGCCCATGTGAGGGGATTGAAATGGGGGATGATCTGTGGATGGCCCGCTACATTTTGCACCGTGTCTGTGAAGACTTTGGAGTTGTTGCCTCCTTGGATCCTAATCCCATCAAGTGCAACAATGGTACAGCAGGCTGTCACACCAACTTCAGCACCAAGGAGATGAGGAGCCCAGGGGGACTTCAGTAAGCTTAGACCACTGAGTGACACACGCCCAATAACCAAAATACACATATCCTGTACTCCCAGTGGACAGCAAATAGGCATTTAAAATGCAAAGATAAAATATGTTCTTTGTGAATTTGCAGGTACATTAAAGATGCAATCAAAAGGCTGAGCAAGCGTCACTCTCAGCACCTCCGTGTTTACGATGCACACGATGGCGCTGACAACATGAGTCGCCTCACCAGTCAACTCTCTACCTCCAGTTACAATGACTTCTCTACAGCAATAGCCTCTCGTTCTGTTAGTGTTCGCATCCCTGGCCACGTCAGTCAGATGGGCTGTGGGTACTTTGAGGACAGACGTCCTGCTGCCAACTGTGACCCTTACACTGTGATGAGAGCTTTGGTTGAAACCTGTCTGCTGGAAACTCCTGTGGAAGATGATGATGTGCAATAATATATTGCCAACTCACGTGCCTTTGTGAAATTTAAAATTAATCTGACTCATGTGCAAGTCCAAATGCAGAATATTTGTGTTGCATAAATGATGTGAAACATTAAAGGTACATTATAAATTAAGCTGACATCAGGCCTGCTTTGTCCTGCAGAAACATGCTAGGTCTAGTCAAGTTTATTTGTACACTTTTTCACCAGGAAACTTGAAAATGGAAATGTAAAGCAAACACAGTTCCTTAATGGAAAACAGACTGTTACTGTTAGTATATAACTGGCTCAAAGAATACATGGACTTAGTAGGAATGGAGTAATTCATGGAAAAATAGCAATTACAAAAGttgaaatacaaaatactgtatGGCAAGCAGTTTATAATGCGACAACAGATTTATCATAGGTAATAGGTTCAGGGAATGGGTCTAGTGAAATGAGTCAAATAAAATAATGCCTATTAAAAAAGCAGACATCTAAGAATATCTATTGTTCACAATAAGTCCAATGTACCAGGTGAATGGTAGAGAGTCAGGGAAGTGAGGCATGATGGACAACATCATCTTGGATGACTTCTCATTTGTTAAATTAGCCCTTTTAGCTCCTCTTTTCTCAACTACACATCCATGTGACATTTATATTTAGTTAACTTTAGATAAATATATAAACAGATGTGTTTGCCAATATACAGTTCAGTGGTTCTTCTTCA contains these protein-coding regions:
- the LOC116040510 gene encoding immune-associated nucleotide-binding protein 9-like translates to MSSISKQLSSIGCAGRKMSFSSTEIRMVLLGKTGSGKSSTGNSILGRKVFDSKVSSSSVTQRCRRVAGEFRGRHLTLLDTPGLLDSHQTPQEVQKELRRSVSLLYPGPHVFLLVIQIGRCTREEKEAVRQIKQAMGSHALSFSVVVFTHGDLLEEGTSVKDCLIDECKDLVELVAGCGGRYCVFNNQSYKNKNQVSELLALVESMMQENGAAFYGSKMLEKAEEDLAQELQEEWRLLNEKEQLLKKKQEAAIKELYEKKLQMVQEKSQLDMEELKKKQVLEKKKEEKLAREREEAFRRCMEENDKKEKERQIQEMVRVMYIHKDEEEKREALQEKLDQVIKMLEEQEEQEEKMRRAMEQKIQKDRVENEKKERERELQQIQKEQAIRQREEMKRDALQKELDKLSQSLEEQSRKEEDRKKQIEDLLRRKTEETQRERDIQMENQRAEKMRILALQQELKLIRIKVDKQKASEETLKRQLEESLQREREKCDKEMSALKKQCDEKCSEPCNETIKKTSAEKHSTVKTVSGYVQEMGLVGLNVALESVAAPCCIQ
- the LOC116040591 gene encoding glutamine synthetase-like, whose translation is MSVLSESLSLHKTVRKHYLSLASGAECQVTYIWIDEAGEKLQCKTRTLNKEPTELRDIPEWTAVWLDCGTLIEVTLVPVKMFRDPFILDPNKLVLCEVVDSNCVPKGSNQRSQCAKVMEAVREFQPWFGMEQEYTLFGLDGQPFGWLPQGCPAIANCAVGIDKVFGRDICNCHYKACLYAGVRICGTNAEALASQWEFQVGPCEGIEMGDDLWMARYILHRVCEDFGVVASLDPNPIKCNNGTAGCHTNFSTKEMRSPGGLQYIKDAIKRLSKRHSQHLRVYDAHDGADNMSRLTSQLSTSSYNDFSTAIASRSVSVRIPGHVSQMGCGYFEDRRPAANCDPYTVMRALVETCLLETPVEDDDVQ